One genomic window of Choristoneura fumiferana chromosome 14, NRCan_CFum_1, whole genome shotgun sequence includes the following:
- the LOC141434831 gene encoding uncharacterized protein isoform X3, with the protein MTWTVRWSPLPAPAQRSTLLLWRATRALEKKLNGPQPEPFVYAIKNDELLPGVNYIFNVTASTAEGEHTLKSFHINNVQGDHNLERIEGHADLLSVVLVGGQETYADVEFAMEALVTTCYPTQDYYFDWTIQSTETDDKVDTALTSSRLEIPANSLRAGLTYLVTCQVIRESNGDYITQTDLAVRVLRRRFEVYLNVEHLTVPINAAFTLECLVVNHDYFGDHLTYEWQCTSDNKSCDLFQNATTNRLVFENGLPEEGKYEVALTVSVQEHSAAASAVIITVQHTLPVIQISPLPRVLNEGTKTVLVANVSNVTPLCSLTWYFAGEEFLQSQNQVVNDSCDDCQHGEPLTETLTIYSLEENFLDELTDFSNETEWRQVTAEMPAAQGRARFVAECACRFMFACDTSQGTVYAEMLFELNRIPKANDVMVGVFAMCLQN; encoded by the exons ATGACCTGGACAGTGCGGTGGTCGCCTttgccggcgccggcgcagcgatCCACGCTGCTGCTGTGGCGGGCCACGCGAGCGCTCGAAAAGAAGCTGAACGGACCCCAGCCAGAGCCTTTTGTGTATGCTATTAAGAATGACGAG CTGCTTCCTGGCGTGAACTACATATTCAACGTAACCGCGTCTACAGCAGAGGGCGAGCATACCCTTAAATCCTTCCACATCAACAACGTGCAAGGTGACCACAACCTGGAACGCATCGAGGGTCATGCCGACTTGCTGTCTGTGGTGCTAGTGGGCGGGCAAGAGACGTACGCTGACGTCGAGTTTGCGATGGAAGCGCTTGTCACCACTTGCTACCCAACGCAAGATTATTAT TTCGATTGGACGATTCAAAGTACGGAGACGGATGATAAAGTGGACACGGCGCTGACGAGTTCCCGATTGGAAATACCCGCAAACTCGCTGCGGGCTGGCTTGACCTACCTCGTTACTTGTCAGGTCATAAGGGAGTCCAATGGAGATTACATTACTCAG actgaTTTAGCAGTCAGAGTTTTGCGACGGAGGTTTGAAGTTTACTTAAATGTGGAACACTTAACGGTGCCTATTAACGCTGCGTTCACTTTAGAATGTCTTGTAGTAAACCACGATTACTTTGGAGATCATTTAACT tatgaATGGCAGTGCACTAGCGATAACAAATCCTGtgatttatttcaaaatgcAACCACAAACAGGCTAGTTTTCGAAAACGGATTGCCAGAAGAAGGGAA GTACGAAGTGGCTCTTACCGTGAGTGTTCAGGAGCACTCCGCCGCGGCGAGCGCTGTTATTATAACCGTCCAACATACGCTACCAGTAATACAG ATTTCCCCTTTGCCCAGGGTTCTCAACGAGGGTACTAAAACAGTTCTCGTGGCGAATGTGAGCAACGTGACGCCTCTATGTTCTTTAACTTGGTACTTCGCTGGGGAAGAATTTCTTCAGTCGCAGAACCAAGTCGTGAATGACTCTTGTGATGATTGTCAG CACGGAGAGCCACTTACCGAAACTCTAACCATCTACTCTCTCGAAGAAAACTTTCTGGACGAGTTAACCGACTTTTCAAACGAGACAGAATGGCGGCAAGTGACTGCTGAGATGCCGGCGGCGCAGGGCCGCGCGCGTTTTGTCGCGGAGTGTGCATGCCGCTTTATGTTCGCGTGTGATACTAGTCAGGGAACTGTGTATGCTGAGATGTTATTCGAATTGAACAGGATTCCGAAGGCTAATGACGTGATGGTAGGAGTTTTTGCAATGTgcttacaaaactaa
- the LOC141434831 gene encoding uncharacterized protein isoform X2: protein MFHTLQILSLTIIITVVRLKAEPPEFRILAPEFVCPKDAEATLVKPDSIIITVRTKAGAKLRMTWTVRWSPLPAPAQRSTLLLWRATRALEKKLNGPQPEPFVYAIKNDELLPGVNYIFNVTASTAEGEHTLKSFHINNVQGDHNLERIEGHADLLSVVLVGGQETYADVEFAMEALVTTCYPTQDYYFDWTIQSTETDDKVDTALTSSRLEIPANSLRAGLTYLVTCQVIRESNGDYITQTDLAVRVLRRRFEVYLNVEHLTVPINAAFTLECLVVNHDYFGDHLTYEWQCTSDNKSCDLFQNATTNRLVFENGLPEEGKYEVALTVSVQEHSAAASAVIITVQHTLPVIQHGEPLTETLTIYSLEENFLDELTDFSNETEWRQVTAEMPAAQGRARFVAECACRFMFACDTSQGTVYAEMLFELNRIPKANDVMVGVFAMCLQN from the exons ATGTTTCATACATTACAAATATTATCTCTAACTATAATCATAACAGTTGTTCGCCTT AAAGCAGAACCGCCAGAATTTCGTATACTTGCGCCGGAGTTTGTTTGTCCCAAAGACGCGGAAGCAACTCTAGTCAAACCCGACAGCATTATCATCAC TGTCAGAACAAAAGCTGGTGCCAAGTTGCGAATGACCTGGACAGTGCGGTGGTCGCCTttgccggcgccggcgcagcgatCCACGCTGCTGCTGTGGCGGGCCACGCGAGCGCTCGAAAAGAAGCTGAACGGACCCCAGCCAGAGCCTTTTGTGTATGCTATTAAGAATGACGAG CTGCTTCCTGGCGTGAACTACATATTCAACGTAACCGCGTCTACAGCAGAGGGCGAGCATACCCTTAAATCCTTCCACATCAACAACGTGCAAGGTGACCACAACCTGGAACGCATCGAGGGTCATGCCGACTTGCTGTCTGTGGTGCTAGTGGGCGGGCAAGAGACGTACGCTGACGTCGAGTTTGCGATGGAAGCGCTTGTCACCACTTGCTACCCAACGCAAGATTATTAT TTCGATTGGACGATTCAAAGTACGGAGACGGATGATAAAGTGGACACGGCGCTGACGAGTTCCCGATTGGAAATACCCGCAAACTCGCTGCGGGCTGGCTTGACCTACCTCGTTACTTGTCAGGTCATAAGGGAGTCCAATGGAGATTACATTACTCAG actgaTTTAGCAGTCAGAGTTTTGCGACGGAGGTTTGAAGTTTACTTAAATGTGGAACACTTAACGGTGCCTATTAACGCTGCGTTCACTTTAGAATGTCTTGTAGTAAACCACGATTACTTTGGAGATCATTTAACT tatgaATGGCAGTGCACTAGCGATAACAAATCCTGtgatttatttcaaaatgcAACCACAAACAGGCTAGTTTTCGAAAACGGATTGCCAGAAGAAGGGAA GTACGAAGTGGCTCTTACCGTGAGTGTTCAGGAGCACTCCGCCGCGGCGAGCGCTGTTATTATAACCGTCCAACATACGCTACCAGTAATACAG CACGGAGAGCCACTTACCGAAACTCTAACCATCTACTCTCTCGAAGAAAACTTTCTGGACGAGTTAACCGACTTTTCAAACGAGACAGAATGGCGGCAAGTGACTGCTGAGATGCCGGCGGCGCAGGGCCGCGCGCGTTTTGTCGCGGAGTGTGCATGCCGCTTTATGTTCGCGTGTGATACTAGTCAGGGAACTGTGTATGCTGAGATGTTATTCGAATTGAACAGGATTCCGAAGGCTAATGACGTGATGGTAGGAGTTTTTGCAATGTgcttacaaaactaa
- the LOC141434831 gene encoding uncharacterized protein isoform X1, whose translation MFHTLQILSLTIIITVVRLKAEPPEFRILAPEFVCPKDAEATLVKPDSIIITVRTKAGAKLRMTWTVRWSPLPAPAQRSTLLLWRATRALEKKLNGPQPEPFVYAIKNDELLPGVNYIFNVTASTAEGEHTLKSFHINNVQGDHNLERIEGHADLLSVVLVGGQETYADVEFAMEALVTTCYPTQDYYFDWTIQSTETDDKVDTALTSSRLEIPANSLRAGLTYLVTCQVIRESNGDYITQTDLAVRVLRRRFEVYLNVEHLTVPINAAFTLECLVVNHDYFGDHLTYEWQCTSDNKSCDLFQNATTNRLVFENGLPEEGKYEVALTVSVQEHSAAASAVIITVQHTLPVIQISPLPRVLNEGTKTVLVANVSNVTPLCSLTWYFAGEEFLQSQNQVVNDSCDDCQHGEPLTETLTIYSLEENFLDELTDFSNETEWRQVTAEMPAAQGRARFVAECACRFMFACDTSQGTVYAEMLFELNRIPKANDVMVGVFAMCLQN comes from the exons ATGTTTCATACATTACAAATATTATCTCTAACTATAATCATAACAGTTGTTCGCCTT AAAGCAGAACCGCCAGAATTTCGTATACTTGCGCCGGAGTTTGTTTGTCCCAAAGACGCGGAAGCAACTCTAGTCAAACCCGACAGCATTATCATCAC TGTCAGAACAAAAGCTGGTGCCAAGTTGCGAATGACCTGGACAGTGCGGTGGTCGCCTttgccggcgccggcgcagcgatCCACGCTGCTGCTGTGGCGGGCCACGCGAGCGCTCGAAAAGAAGCTGAACGGACCCCAGCCAGAGCCTTTTGTGTATGCTATTAAGAATGACGAG CTGCTTCCTGGCGTGAACTACATATTCAACGTAACCGCGTCTACAGCAGAGGGCGAGCATACCCTTAAATCCTTCCACATCAACAACGTGCAAGGTGACCACAACCTGGAACGCATCGAGGGTCATGCCGACTTGCTGTCTGTGGTGCTAGTGGGCGGGCAAGAGACGTACGCTGACGTCGAGTTTGCGATGGAAGCGCTTGTCACCACTTGCTACCCAACGCAAGATTATTAT TTCGATTGGACGATTCAAAGTACGGAGACGGATGATAAAGTGGACACGGCGCTGACGAGTTCCCGATTGGAAATACCCGCAAACTCGCTGCGGGCTGGCTTGACCTACCTCGTTACTTGTCAGGTCATAAGGGAGTCCAATGGAGATTACATTACTCAG actgaTTTAGCAGTCAGAGTTTTGCGACGGAGGTTTGAAGTTTACTTAAATGTGGAACACTTAACGGTGCCTATTAACGCTGCGTTCACTTTAGAATGTCTTGTAGTAAACCACGATTACTTTGGAGATCATTTAACT tatgaATGGCAGTGCACTAGCGATAACAAATCCTGtgatttatttcaaaatgcAACCACAAACAGGCTAGTTTTCGAAAACGGATTGCCAGAAGAAGGGAA GTACGAAGTGGCTCTTACCGTGAGTGTTCAGGAGCACTCCGCCGCGGCGAGCGCTGTTATTATAACCGTCCAACATACGCTACCAGTAATACAG ATTTCCCCTTTGCCCAGGGTTCTCAACGAGGGTACTAAAACAGTTCTCGTGGCGAATGTGAGCAACGTGACGCCTCTATGTTCTTTAACTTGGTACTTCGCTGGGGAAGAATTTCTTCAGTCGCAGAACCAAGTCGTGAATGACTCTTGTGATGATTGTCAG CACGGAGAGCCACTTACCGAAACTCTAACCATCTACTCTCTCGAAGAAAACTTTCTGGACGAGTTAACCGACTTTTCAAACGAGACAGAATGGCGGCAAGTGACTGCTGAGATGCCGGCGGCGCAGGGCCGCGCGCGTTTTGTCGCGGAGTGTGCATGCCGCTTTATGTTCGCGTGTGATACTAGTCAGGGAACTGTGTATGCTGAGATGTTATTCGAATTGAACAGGATTCCGAAGGCTAATGACGTGATGGTAGGAGTTTTTGCAATGTgcttacaaaactaa
- the LOC141434757 gene encoding protein NDRG3-like, which produces MPTTTKHENIALLNMMSSDNLDDDLKSIQLHFPSDRRLQSDGACVEERVRTSRGDLLVAVRGNRSKRAIITYHDLGLNYAANFQAFFNFVDIRAILDQFCIYHVNAPGQEEGSAPLPEDYIYPTIDELASQIDFVLGHFGIRSFIGFGVGAGANVLARYALVSPNKVDALALINCTSTQAGWTEWLYQKINTRQLRSSGMTQGALDYLMWHHFGRSTEDRNHDLSHVYKECFSHVNPINLSMFIDAYLRRTDLGIGRDTDTIKVPVLNMTGSLSPHVDDTVTFNGRLEPSKTSWLNISDCGMVLEEQPNKIAEAFRLFLQGEGLCR; this is translated from the coding sequence ATGCCGACTACAACGAAGCACGAAAACATCGCTCTGCTCAATATGATGTCCTCCGACAACTTGGATGATGATCTGAAGAGTATACAGCTTCATTTTCCCTCTGATCGGCGATTGCAGAGCGACGGCGCATGCGTGGAGGAGCGGGTGAGGACTTCCCGTGGGGACCTGCTGGTGGCAGTGAGGGGTAACCGCTCCAAGCGCGCCATAATCACCTACCATGACCTTGGCCTCAACTACGCGGCTAACTTCCAAGCGTTCTTCAACTTCGTTGATATTAGAGCCATTCTAGACCAGTTCTGTATTTACCACGTAAACGCTCCCGGCCAAGAGGAAGGTTCTGCCCCACTGCCCGAAGATTACATCTACCCTACCATCGACGAACTTGCCTCACAGATTGATTTTGTTCTCGGTCACTTCGGCATAAGATCTTTCATTGGCTTTGGTGTAGGTGCGGGTGCAAATGTTTTGGCTCGTTATGCACTTGTGAGCCCTAATAAGGTGGACGCGCTCGCTCTGATCAACTGCACTTCCACTCAGGCTGGGTGGACCGAGTGGCTCTACCAGAAAATAAATACCAGACAGCTACGATCCAGCGGCATGACGCAGGGTGCCCTGGATTACCTGATGTGGCATCATTTCGGGCGCAGCACCGAAGACCGCAACCATGACTTATCGCACGTGTACAAAGAGTGCTTCTCACACGTCAATCCGATAAACCTGTCGATGTTTATTGACGCGTATTTACGTCGCACTGATTTGGGGATCGGGCGAGATACAGACACGATCAAGGTTCCAGTCCTGAACATGACTGGTTCGTTGTCGCCGCATGTTGACGATACGGTGACGTTCAACGGCCGTTTAGAGCCGTCCAAGACGTCCTGGCTGAACATTTCCGACTGCGGGATGGTGCTGGAAGAACAGCCGAATAAGATAGCGGAGGCTTTTAGGCTGTTCCTGCAAGGCGAGGGGTTGTGCAGGTAG